In a single window of the Halomicroarcula saliterrae genome:
- the nreA gene encoding DNA repair protein NreA, with translation MRLDEFIEGFERDEAAEKRRLAAEKSYAITDHLDDVERQFEEALQGDALFGSTAPEIFVGRSGYPTVSTGLLSPVDRDAAAEGFATSSDWYSEGLGIEDVLQRRTGMLNSTRQTAVDSVQTGRRRGSDAGGAYDVWEGFVGVQREVAIADHPVDVEVGLDGKPDLDVAFDDVGTPTGPRATATGADLAENPHVPRAVEKTLSDDDWQAQGAMTYLYRRGFDVYDINTILSAGALGQASERSLVPTRWSITAVDDTVGQYLRGTLRNSDTIDKPELWYNEYMGNRYWVVLAPGRWEFELVEMKAPESVWNPRPGTGYYMSSAYEGYEGRTGYVEETAGAYYAARLGALEHLETRGRQAKCLVLREITDDYWAPVGVWQVREGVRNAFEGEPGVGQSFSETLDAVADQLPVPMGALRRKSELVAGLQSQLSDF, from the coding sequence ATGCGACTCGACGAGTTCATCGAGGGGTTCGAGCGCGACGAAGCGGCCGAGAAGCGCCGCCTCGCCGCCGAGAAGTCCTACGCCATCACCGACCACCTCGACGACGTCGAGCGCCAGTTCGAGGAGGCCCTGCAGGGCGACGCGCTCTTTGGCTCGACCGCCCCCGAGATTTTCGTCGGCCGCTCGGGCTATCCGACCGTCTCGACGGGGCTGCTCTCGCCGGTCGACCGGGACGCGGCCGCCGAGGGCTTTGCCACCAGCAGCGACTGGTACAGCGAGGGGCTGGGTATCGAGGACGTGCTCCAGCGCCGGACGGGCATGCTGAATTCGACGCGCCAGACGGCCGTCGATTCCGTCCAGACGGGTCGCCGCCGCGGGAGCGACGCGGGCGGGGCCTACGACGTGTGGGAGGGGTTCGTCGGCGTCCAGCGCGAGGTCGCCATCGCCGACCACCCGGTCGACGTCGAAGTGGGGCTCGACGGGAAACCCGACCTCGACGTGGCCTTCGACGACGTGGGCACGCCGACCGGCCCGCGCGCGACGGCGACCGGCGCCGACCTCGCGGAGAACCCCCACGTCCCCCGGGCCGTCGAGAAGACGCTCTCGGACGACGACTGGCAGGCTCAGGGGGCGATGACCTACCTGTACCGCCGGGGGTTCGACGTCTACGACATCAACACCATCCTCTCGGCCGGCGCACTGGGGCAGGCCAGCGAACGGTCGCTGGTACCGACCCGCTGGTCTATCACCGCCGTCGACGACACCGTCGGCCAGTATCTCCGTGGCACGCTGCGAAACAGCGACACCATCGACAAACCCGAGCTCTGGTACAACGAGTACATGGGGAACCGCTACTGGGTCGTCCTCGCGCCCGGCCGCTGGGAGTTCGAGCTCGTCGAGATGAAAGCGCCCGAGAGCGTCTGGAACCCCCGACCGGGGACGGGCTACTACATGTCGAGCGCCTACGAGGGGTACGAGGGCCGGACCGGCTACGTCGAGGAGACCGCCGGCGCGTACTACGCCGCACGGCTCGGCGCGCTCGAACACCTCGAAACGCGGGGCCGGCAGGCGAAGTGTCTCGTCCTCCGGGAGATAACGGACGACTACTGGGCCCCCGTCGGCGTCTGGCAGGTCCGTGAGGGCGTCCGGAACGCCTTCGAGGGCGAGCCCGGTGTCGGCCAGAGCTTCAGCGAGACGCTGGACGCGGTGGCAGACCAGTTACCGGTGCCCATGGGGGCGCTCCGGCGCAAGTCCGAACTGGTCGCGGGCCTGCAGTCACAGCTTTCTGACTTCTGA
- the rnhA gene encoding ribonuclease HI, protein MPVIECDVGAARETLAEAGVTVADGNTDHERWRAEYGGATAVAYDDKVVVQGGDTAQLEALLRGDDGGRVHVYFDGACRGNPGPSSVGYVLVDDGGIVTEGSETIGRATNNQAEYAALVKALEVAADYGFDEVHVRGDSELIVKQVRGEWDTNDPDLREQRVRVRELLMTFDDWQLEHVPREINDRADDLANDALDNA, encoded by the coding sequence ATGCCCGTTATCGAGTGCGACGTTGGGGCGGCCCGCGAGACGCTCGCCGAGGCCGGCGTCACCGTCGCGGACGGCAACACCGACCACGAGCGCTGGCGCGCGGAGTACGGCGGGGCGACCGCCGTCGCCTACGACGACAAAGTGGTCGTCCAGGGCGGCGACACCGCACAGCTGGAAGCGCTGCTACGCGGTGACGACGGCGGCCGAGTGCACGTCTACTTCGACGGGGCCTGTCGTGGCAACCCGGGCCCGTCGTCGGTCGGTTACGTGCTGGTCGACGACGGCGGTATCGTCACCGAGGGTAGCGAGACCATCGGCCGAGCGACCAACAACCAGGCCGAGTACGCCGCACTGGTCAAAGCGCTCGAAGTCGCCGCCGACTACGGATTCGACGAGGTCCACGTTCGGGGCGACTCCGAGCTCATCGTCAAACAGGTCCGCGGCGAGTGGGACACGAACGACCCCGACCTGCGCGAGCAGCGGGTGCGCGTCCGGGAGCTGCTCATGACCTTCGACGACTGGCAGCTCGAACACGTTCCGCGGGAGATAAACGACCGCGCCGACGACCTCGCAAACGACGCACTGGACAATGCCTGA
- a CDS encoding DUF7108 family protein — protein MPDLPTDTVDEVERLTRLAREAVDEGAAAAYREQRDSLLDDHGYEARIREEDTGDVLVCYPSEWVDDGVIRPDRVEDTDRGVEVRLSGPGDPEKWEDVEARNRAVVAAVRDEHGEVHAATARSLADFMGNHYAKPIAEATPDELAEFREEYFRRNAWPTDRQRALLDDSVRLTVKKAETSR, from the coding sequence ATGCCTGACCTCCCGACCGACACGGTAGACGAAGTGGAACGGCTCACCCGACTGGCCCGCGAAGCGGTCGACGAGGGCGCGGCGGCCGCCTATCGCGAGCAGCGCGACTCGCTGCTCGACGACCACGGGTACGAGGCCCGCATCCGCGAGGAAGACACCGGGGACGTGCTGGTCTGTTACCCGTCCGAGTGGGTCGACGACGGCGTCATCCGGCCCGACCGGGTCGAGGACACGGACCGCGGCGTCGAGGTCCGGCTCTCCGGGCCCGGCGACCCCGAGAAGTGGGAGGACGTCGAGGCCCGGAACCGGGCGGTCGTCGCTGCCGTCCGGGACGAACACGGCGAGGTCCACGCCGCGACGGCGCGCAGCCTCGCGGACTTCATGGGGAACCATTACGCAAAGCCCATCGCCGAGGCCACGCCCGACGAACTGGCCGAGTTCCGCGAGGAGTACTTCCGACGAAACGCCTGGCCGACCGACCGGCAGCGGGCGCTGCTGGACGACTCTGTTCGGTTAACGGTCAAAAAAGCCGAAACGTCTCGTTAG
- a CDS encoding PadR family transcriptional regulator, protein MSEAQSVASSPGVAKDLTAFQQNILVILAEEPRYGLAIKRELESYYSDEVNHGRLYPNLDDLVEMGLVEKSELDKRTNQYSLTEDGKEAVLDQLGWEFSKFVTGGDRADELHDLVDGQA, encoded by the coding sequence ATGTCAGAGGCACAATCCGTAGCGAGCAGTCCCGGTGTTGCAAAAGACCTGACCGCGTTCCAGCAGAACATCCTCGTTATCCTCGCCGAGGAGCCCCGGTATGGGCTCGCTATCAAGCGAGAACTCGAATCGTACTACAGCGACGAGGTCAACCACGGCCGGCTCTACCCGAACCTCGACGACCTCGTCGAGATGGGGCTCGTCGAGAAGAGCGAACTCGACAAGCGAACCAACCAGTACTCCCTGACGGAGGACGGCAAGGAAGCGGTGCTCGACCAGCTCGGCTGGGAGTTCTCGAAGTTCGTCACCGGCGGCGACCGCGCCGACGAGCTCCACGACCTCGTCGACGGCCAGGCGTAA
- a CDS encoding inorganic diphosphatase, whose product MTNLWEDLETGPNAPEEIYAVVECLKGERNKYEYDKDIPGVVLDRVLHSNVHYPSDYGFIPQSYYDDEDPFDVLVLVEDQTFPGCVIEARPVALMKMDDDGEQDDKVIAVPTEDPRYDHIEDLDDIPQQTLDEIDEFFSTYKNLEEGKEVETLGWEDKQAAMDAIEHAQELYDEHFN is encoded by the coding sequence ATGACGAACCTCTGGGAAGACCTCGAGACCGGACCGAACGCCCCCGAAGAGATCTACGCCGTCGTGGAGTGTCTCAAGGGAGAGCGCAACAAGTACGAGTACGACAAGGACATCCCCGGCGTCGTGCTGGACCGAGTGTTGCACTCGAACGTCCACTACCCGTCGGACTACGGCTTCATCCCGCAGTCGTACTACGACGACGAAGACCCCTTCGACGTGCTGGTGCTGGTCGAGGACCAGACGTTCCCCGGCTGTGTCATCGAGGCGCGCCCGGTCGCACTGATGAAGATGGACGACGACGGCGAACAGGACGACAAGGTCATCGCCGTCCCCACTGAGGACCCCCGATACGACCACATCGAGGACCTCGACGACATCCCACAGCAGACCCTCGACGAGATAGACGAGTTCTTCTCGACCTACAAGAACCTGGAGGAAGGCAAGGAAGTCGAGACGCTGGGCTGGGAGGACAAACAGGCCGCGATGGACGCTATCGAGCACGCCCAGGAACTCTACGACGAGCACTTCAACTGA
- a CDS encoding alkaline phosphatase family protein yields the protein MGLFDRLKGDDAPRVAFFGIDGVPYSLIDEHPDVFPNLTEMKESGAAGPIDSIVPPESSACWPALTTGVNPGETGVYGFQDREVGSYDTYVPMGRDVQATRLWDRITDEGRDATVLNVPVTFPPQRNVQRMVSGFLSPGVDKAAYPDDLRDHLQANNYRIDVNAKLGHDDDKSDFVEDAHKTLERRYEAFSHYVEQDDWDLFFGVFMTTDRVNHFLFKHYTQDGEYQQEFFDFYEKVDEYLGKLRAQLDDDVTMVVASDHGFTTLEYEVHFNEWLEQEGWLDFAEDDHSELGDISEDATAYSLIPGRFYINLEGREPNGGVPEAEYESVRADLKAKLEELEGPNGNKVADRVVTREDAFRGDHTDIAPDLVVVPNHGFDLKAGFKGSEEVFDVGPRNGMHSFDNATLLIDDEEARISDADLYDIAPTILDLMDHDYDRTEFDGSSLV from the coding sequence ATGGGACTATTCGACCGTTTGAAAGGAGACGACGCGCCCCGCGTAGCGTTCTTCGGTATCGACGGCGTGCCGTACAGCCTCATCGACGAGCATCCTGACGTGTTCCCGAACCTCACCGAGATGAAGGAGTCGGGCGCCGCCGGCCCCATCGACAGCATCGTGCCGCCGGAGTCGAGCGCCTGCTGGCCCGCGCTGACCACCGGCGTCAACCCGGGCGAGACCGGCGTCTACGGCTTTCAGGACCGTGAGGTCGGCTCCTACGACACCTACGTTCCCATGGGTCGGGACGTACAGGCCACCCGGCTGTGGGACCGCATCACCGACGAGGGCCGCGACGCCACCGTGTTGAACGTCCCCGTCACCTTCCCGCCACAGCGCAACGTCCAGCGGATGGTCTCGGGCTTTCTCTCGCCCGGCGTCGACAAGGCGGCCTACCCCGACGACCTGCGGGACCACCTGCAGGCCAACAACTACCGCATCGACGTGAACGCGAAACTCGGCCACGACGACGACAAGTCCGACTTCGTCGAGGACGCTCACAAGACGCTCGAACGGCGCTACGAGGCGTTCTCCCACTACGTCGAACAGGACGACTGGGACCTCTTTTTCGGCGTCTTCATGACCACCGACCGGGTGAACCACTTCCTGTTCAAACACTACACGCAGGACGGCGAGTACCAGCAGGAGTTCTTCGACTTCTACGAGAAGGTCGACGAGTACCTCGGCAAGCTCCGGGCACAGCTCGACGACGACGTGACCATGGTCGTCGCCTCCGACCACGGGTTCACCACGCTCGAATACGAGGTCCACTTCAACGAGTGGCTCGAACAGGAGGGGTGGCTGGACTTTGCCGAGGACGACCACTCGGAACTGGGCGACATCAGCGAGGACGCGACGGCGTACTCGCTCATCCCCGGGCGGTTCTACATCAACCTCGAGGGACGCGAGCCAAACGGCGGCGTCCCCGAGGCGGAGTACGAGTCGGTGCGGGCCGACCTCAAGGCGAAACTCGAAGAGCTGGAAGGCCCCAACGGTAACAAGGTCGCCGACCGCGTCGTCACCCGCGAGGACGCCTTCCGGGGCGACCACACCGACATCGCCCCCGACCTCGTCGTCGTTCCGAACCACGGCTTCGACCTCAAGGCCGGCTTCAAGGGCAGCGAGGAGGTCTTCGACGTCGGCCCGCGCAACGGGATGCACTCGTTCGACAACGCGACGCTGCTCATCGACGACGAGGAGGCCCGCATCTCCGACGCCGACCTCTACGACATCGCGCCGACCATCCTCGACCTGATGGACCACGACTACGACCGGACCGAGTTCGACGGTAGTTCGCTGGTCTAA
- a CDS encoding tubulin/FtsZ family protein, whose protein sequence is MKVVLIGVGQAGGKVTQSLAEFDYNMGFNAVRGALAVNSAKADLQNLDVDTALIGQDRVKGHGVGGDNELGAQIMQENATEVLDNMDGRITTEAEAVVVVAGLGGGTGSGGAPMLVRELKRIYEMPVYTLGILPGDDEGGLYQANAGRSLKTAIRESDSVLLVDNDAWRGSGDSVAEGYKRINDAIAQRIGLLLASGEAVEGVGESVVDSSEIINTLRSGGISAVGYAAAKASEDAEENVNTITSVTRNALLTSMSLPNATDAESALLVIAGDPERLSRKGVERARRWVEDETGSMKVRGGDFPLGSDKIAALVVLSGVERSGRVDKFMEKAKQAAQSQGKDSDPDEFTNDDLDSLM, encoded by the coding sequence ATGAAAGTCGTCCTGATAGGTGTCGGTCAAGCCGGGGGAAAGGTTACCCAGTCCCTCGCTGAGTTCGACTACAACATGGGTTTCAACGCCGTCCGCGGCGCCCTCGCGGTCAACTCCGCTAAAGCAGACCTCCAGAACCTCGACGTCGATACCGCCCTCATCGGCCAGGACCGCGTGAAAGGCCACGGTGTCGGCGGCGACAACGAACTCGGTGCACAGATAATGCAGGAGAACGCGACGGAAGTGCTCGACAACATGGACGGCCGCATCACCACCGAGGCCGAGGCGGTCGTCGTCGTCGCCGGACTGGGCGGTGGCACCGGTTCCGGTGGCGCGCCGATGCTCGTCCGCGAGCTCAAACGCATCTACGAGATGCCCGTCTACACCCTCGGTATCCTCCCGGGCGACGACGAGGGTGGGCTGTACCAGGCCAACGCCGGCCGGTCGCTGAAGACCGCCATCCGCGAGTCCGACTCCGTCCTCCTGGTCGACAACGACGCCTGGCGCGGCTCCGGCGACAGCGTCGCCGAGGGGTACAAGCGAATCAACGACGCCATCGCCCAGCGCATCGGCCTGCTCCTCGCCTCCGGCGAGGCCGTCGAGGGCGTGGGCGAGAGCGTCGTGGACTCCTCCGAAATCATCAACACCCTCCGCAGCGGCGGCATCTCGGCGGTCGGCTACGCCGCCGCCAAAGCCAGCGAAGACGCCGAAGAGAACGTCAACACCATCACCAGCGTCACCCGCAACGCCCTCCTCACGAGCATGAGCCTCCCCAACGCCACCGACGCCGAGTCGGCCCTCCTGGTCATCGCGGGCGACCCGGAGCGCCTCTCGCGAAAGGGCGTCGAACGCGCCCGGCGCTGGGTCGAAGACGAGACGGGCAGCATGAAAGTACGGGGCGGTGACTTCCCGCTCGGCTCGGACAAGATCGCCGCGCTGGTCGTCCTCTCGGGCGTCGAGCGCTCCGGCCGCGTCGACAAATTCATGGAGAAGGCCAAGCAGGCCGCTCAGTCACAGGGCAAAGACTCCGACCCCGACGAGTTCACCAACGACGACCTCGACAGCCTGATGTGA
- a CDS encoding MarR family transcriptional regulator — MSASDVQQAEGDNEHVGWEAVKDLPPSAKLVAKVLEYNDSLTQSQLAEETLLPPRTVRYALTRLEDVDVVGSRFSFSDARKRIYTLTIE, encoded by the coding sequence ATGAGCGCATCCGACGTCCAGCAAGCCGAGGGCGACAACGAGCACGTGGGCTGGGAGGCCGTCAAGGACCTGCCGCCCAGCGCGAAGCTCGTCGCGAAGGTACTGGAGTACAACGACAGCCTGACCCAGAGCCAACTCGCCGAGGAGACGCTGTTGCCGCCCCGCACCGTCCGGTACGCGTTGACCCGTCTGGAAGACGTCGACGTCGTCGGCTCCAGATTTTCCTTCTCGGACGCGCGCAAGCGCATCTACACGCTGACTATCGAGTAG
- a CDS encoding type II toxin-antitoxin system RatA family toxin, translating to MDEIEARTVVYAPPDELYDFLVDFPGYARYSEYLDRVTQDGDGTLGTRYALQFSWWKLAYTARSEVTAVDPPERIDWRIIKDIDAEGYWQITPTEPPDGVETATEVVLHIEYDASSASSSAVDLPKLVSMGWVIEKVKPLVRKEATRIVRRVVDDIEGEPRDADVEIRSA from the coding sequence GTGGACGAAATCGAGGCCCGCACGGTCGTCTACGCGCCCCCCGACGAGTTGTACGATTTCCTCGTGGACTTCCCGGGCTATGCGCGCTACTCGGAGTATCTCGACCGGGTGACACAGGACGGCGACGGCACGCTCGGGACGAGATACGCACTCCAGTTCTCGTGGTGGAAGCTCGCTTACACGGCCCGTTCGGAGGTGACCGCTGTGGACCCGCCAGAGCGCATCGACTGGCGGATAATCAAGGACATCGACGCCGAGGGCTACTGGCAGATAACGCCGACCGAGCCGCCCGACGGTGTCGAGACCGCCACGGAGGTCGTCCTCCACATCGAGTACGACGCCAGTTCGGCCTCGTCGAGCGCCGTCGACCTCCCGAAACTCGTCTCTATGGGATGGGTCATCGAGAAAGTCAAACCGCTCGTTCGCAAGGAAGCGACCCGTATCGTCAGACGCGTCGTCGACGACATCGAGGGGGAGCCACGGGACGCGGACGTCGAGATACGGAGCGCGTGA
- a CDS encoding halocyanin domain-containing protein yields the protein MTDGSTDVSRRAFMRTATGATAAAAATGTAAAQEGTATESGTESGTATGTESGTAAGTESGTASGGGGGGPPDFGGYLDQVGNFSGSVTDARGQDTATVEVGVEANDGPFGFGPAAIHVDNGATVQFEWTGNGNHNVVSDGDGPLDSGSAVGGSGVQYEYTFEEDGIYNYYCSPHEANQMKGSIVVGTDYPTVSTGGSSSTGPLGVPGSAKMLGVATSVVMVATLGLAYVFMRYGGDYDVPADE from the coding sequence ATGACAGACGGTAGTACGGACGTGTCTCGTCGGGCTTTTATGCGGACCGCAACGGGGGCGACGGCCGCAGCCGCCGCCACCGGAACCGCGGCCGCACAGGAGGGGACGGCGACCGAAAGTGGGACTGAGTCCGGGACAGCCACCGGTACCGAGTCCGGGACAGCCGCCGGCACCGAATCCGGCACCGCGAGTGGCGGCGGTGGCGGCGGCCCGCCGGACTTCGGCGGCTATCTCGACCAGGTCGGGAACTTCTCCGGGAGCGTCACTGACGCCCGCGGACAGGACACCGCGACGGTCGAGGTCGGGGTGGAGGCAAACGACGGACCGTTCGGCTTCGGCCCGGCCGCCATCCACGTCGACAACGGTGCGACGGTCCAGTTCGAGTGGACCGGCAACGGGAATCACAACGTCGTCTCGGACGGCGACGGCCCGCTAGACTCGGGGAGCGCTGTCGGCGGCAGCGGCGTCCAGTACGAGTACACGTTCGAGGAGGACGGCATCTACAACTACTACTGTTCCCCCCACGAGGCGAATCAGATGAAAGGATCCATCGTCGTCGGCACGGACTACCCGACAGTGAGCACCGGCGGCAGCTCCAGTACCGGGCCCCTCGGCGTCCCCGGGAGCGCGAAGATGCTGGGCGTCGCCACCTCGGTGGTGATGGTCGCGACGCTCGGGCTGGCCTACGTCTTCATGCGGTACGGCGGCGACTACGACGTTCCGGCCGACGAATAG
- a CDS encoding aldo/keto reductase — MPMLGLGTWQNDEADACANSVETALEMGYRHVDTAQAYGNEDAVGDGIAAADVPREDIFLATKVWNSNLAAEDVHSTTEGSLDDLGVDAVDLLYVHWPAGAYDPEATLGALDELYDQGKIHNVGVSNFEPHHVEEAMEILDAPLFANQVEMHPFLPQEELREHAAEHDYELVAYSPLARGAVFDSDVLTDIADDHDASAAQVSLTWLNEKGVTAIPKATGRDHIADNWASLDLELDDAEIDRIDDIDHRDRKVDPDFGPDAWD, encoded by the coding sequence ATGCCGATGCTCGGGCTCGGAACGTGGCAGAACGACGAAGCCGACGCGTGTGCGAACAGCGTCGAGACCGCCCTGGAGATGGGGTATCGACACGTCGACACCGCCCAGGCCTACGGGAACGAGGACGCCGTCGGCGACGGTATCGCCGCGGCCGACGTGCCACGCGAGGACATCTTCCTCGCGACGAAGGTCTGGAACTCGAACCTCGCAGCCGAGGACGTCCACTCGACGACCGAGGGGAGCCTCGACGACCTCGGCGTCGACGCCGTCGACCTGCTGTACGTCCACTGGCCGGCCGGCGCGTACGACCCGGAGGCGACTCTGGGCGCGCTCGACGAGCTCTACGACCAGGGGAAGATACACAACGTCGGCGTCTCGAACTTCGAGCCCCACCACGTCGAGGAGGCCATGGAGATTCTCGACGCACCGCTGTTTGCGAACCAGGTCGAGATGCACCCGTTCCTCCCGCAGGAGGAACTGCGCGAACACGCCGCCGAGCACGACTACGAACTCGTCGCGTACTCGCCGCTGGCCCGCGGCGCGGTGTTCGACAGCGACGTGCTGACCGACATCGCCGACGACCACGACGCGAGCGCCGCGCAGGTCAGCCTGACGTGGTTGAACGAGAAGGGCGTCACCGCCATCCCGAAAGCCACCGGCCGCGACCACATCGCGGACAACTGGGCGAGTCTCGACCTCGAACTCGACGACGCGGAGATCGACCGCATCGACGACATCGACCACCGCGACCGGAAGGTCGACCCGGACTTCGGCCCCGACGCCTGGGACTGA
- a CDS encoding DUF7333 family protein, translating to MELDALKTAVAFLVLFGVLAVGTLMSPMTTSTVMMVLGGLLVFGVVTLLLGVKHGEYRASH from the coding sequence ATGGAACTAGACGCGCTGAAGACGGCGGTGGCGTTTCTCGTCCTGTTCGGCGTCCTCGCGGTCGGGACGCTGATGAGTCCGATGACGACCAGCACAGTGATGATGGTCCTCGGCGGGCTGCTCGTGTTCGGTGTGGTGACGCTGTTGCTGGGCGTCAAACACGGGGAGTACCGCGCTTCACACTGA